From one Paenibacillus terrae HPL-003 genomic stretch:
- a CDS encoding MGDG synthase family glycosyltransferase, translating into MAKKRVLLLSEGFGAGHTQAAYALSSSLRKLSPNVQTRVLELGSFLNPRMAPLIITAYKKTVISQPRLIGMVYRHQYKKSLNRLTTLALHRLFYTQTRNILRQLRPDLVVCTHPIPSAVISRLKRLGLHVPLCTVITDYDAHGTWISPEVDRYFVSTPEVMRKLRIRGVPMSKIQVTGIPVHPNFWEHPGHDEIRDQFGLKPIPTVLVMGGGWGLMNDEVIHRSLTHWRENIQFIFCLGHNDKIRRKLQLDPRFNHPNIHIFGFTREIDKLMEVSNLLITKPGGMTCTEGLAKGIPMLFHKPLPGQEEENCQYFTAQGFGEPITSLDVVVKWMNRLLHEFPEIVRKRQDHVHNVARYYPLQSAQSILDILEPNRVLS; encoded by the coding sequence GTGGCTAAAAAACGAGTGTTATTATTATCGGAAGGTTTCGGTGCCGGACATACTCAAGCTGCGTACGCGCTCTCAAGCAGTTTGCGCAAGCTTTCTCCGAATGTGCAGACCAGAGTGCTGGAATTAGGGAGCTTTTTGAATCCGAGAATGGCTCCGCTCATTATTACAGCGTACAAGAAGACTGTCATATCGCAGCCTCGCCTGATCGGAATGGTTTACCGTCATCAGTATAAAAAATCATTAAACCGTCTTACAACGCTCGCTTTGCACCGTCTGTTCTACACGCAGACTCGAAACATTCTTCGGCAGCTTCGTCCTGATTTGGTGGTATGCACTCATCCCATCCCAAGTGCAGTGATTTCACGTTTGAAGCGCTTGGGCTTACATGTCCCGCTTTGTACTGTCATTACAGACTATGATGCTCATGGAACATGGATCAGTCCCGAGGTTGACCGGTACTTTGTATCCACACCTGAGGTCATGCGCAAGCTGCGCATACGTGGAGTGCCCATGTCGAAAATTCAAGTAACGGGTATTCCGGTTCATCCGAATTTCTGGGAGCATCCTGGGCATGACGAAATCCGGGACCAATTCGGTCTTAAGCCGATTCCCACCGTACTCGTTATGGGCGGCGGCTGGGGTCTGATGAACGACGAAGTCATTCATCGCTCGCTTACCCATTGGAGAGAAAACATTCAATTTATTTTTTGTCTGGGTCATAATGATAAAATTCGTCGTAAATTGCAGTTGGACCCCCGCTTCAATCATCCGAATATTCATATTTTCGGATTTACGCGGGAAATCGACAAATTAATGGAGGTATCGAATCTGCTCATTACCAAGCCCGGCGGAATGACATGCACCGAGGGGCTGGCAAAAGGGATTCCGATGTTGTTTCACAAACCTCTCCCCGGACAGGAAGAAGAAAATTGTCAATACTTTACGGCTCAAGGCTTCGGAGAACCGATTACTTCGCTTGATGTTGTCGTTAAATGGATGAACCGGCTATTACACGAATTTCCGGAAATCGTTCGCAAACGGCAGGATCACGTTCATAATGTAGCGCGATATTATCCTCTTCAGAGTGCACAGAGTATTTTGGATATACTGGAACCAAACAGGGTGCTTTCCTAA
- a CDS encoding phosphatase PAP2 family protein, translating to MQRLVVKLVNLEQQLFKWINGRLHNRFLNFWLYYLTHLGGATFTITSTLLVWLLAPLPWKESGMKGAIALGVSHIPVAIAKKLYPRIRPYLALPDTNTFRNPLSDHSFPSGHTTAIFSVTVPFMLQSPMLTLLLLPIALIVGFSRIYLGLHYPTDVLAGAVIGTSAAIGTVAFWP from the coding sequence ATGCAACGTCTAGTCGTAAAACTTGTAAATCTGGAGCAGCAGTTGTTCAAATGGATCAACGGACGCTTACACAATCGTTTTTTGAACTTCTGGCTTTATTATCTTACACATCTGGGTGGAGCGACCTTTACAATCACCTCCACACTGCTTGTATGGCTGCTTGCTCCGCTTCCATGGAAGGAATCCGGTATGAAGGGGGCCATCGCTCTTGGAGTCAGCCACATCCCTGTAGCCATCGCCAAAAAGCTGTACCCGCGGATTCGTCCGTACCTGGCACTGCCAGATACGAATACGTTCCGTAATCCCCTGTCGGATCATTCTTTTCCTTCGGGGCATACAACCGCTATTTTTTCGGTGACTGTTCCTTTTATGCTACAGTCACCCATGCTAACACTGCTTTTGCTGCCTATCGCGCTGATTGTGGGTTTTTCCCGAATTTACCTGGGACTCCACTATCCTACGGATGTACTCGCAGGAGCGGTCATCGGCACATCAGCAGCAATAGGAACGGTTGCATTCTGGCCTTAA
- a CDS encoding glycosyltransferase family 2 protein — translation MLDAIFVTLQIILALIAVYQFGFSLFGLVRKKRKENAAPEKSFAILVAAHNEEQVVGALMENLKQLDYPKELYDVFVICDNCTDKTADIVRAHGMNACERTNPNLRGKGYAIEWMLKELWAMPRQYDAIVMFDADNLAHTNFLSEMNNDLCTGARVIQGYIDTKNPEDSWITAAYGVSYWYINRLWQLSRHNLNMANFLGGTGMCFETNLLKEMGWGATSLVEDLEFTMRCTQRNVYPRFNYDAKVYDEKPLTFKASSRQRLRWMQGHFTVARRYFFPLLWQSIKHRSLIKFDMALYGLNVYIVLFTFLMTAAMWVDIAFFGGPNIENIYVQLPAWTGVIAVSLNILTFVIAMILEKVTSKKVYLYLLLFPVYLISWYPITFYAFFTQNNKQWSHTQHTRVVRLEEVQSKQG, via the coding sequence ATGTTAGACGCCATTTTCGTGACGCTCCAGATTATACTGGCGCTGATCGCGGTCTATCAGTTTGGATTCTCCTTGTTCGGTCTGGTTCGCAAAAAAAGGAAAGAGAATGCGGCTCCGGAAAAATCATTTGCCATTTTGGTCGCTGCCCACAACGAGGAACAGGTTGTTGGAGCATTGATGGAGAACTTGAAGCAACTTGATTATCCAAAGGAACTGTACGATGTATTCGTTATTTGTGATAACTGCACGGACAAGACGGCGGATATCGTTCGCGCACACGGTATGAATGCTTGTGAACGTACGAATCCGAATTTACGTGGTAAAGGCTACGCCATTGAGTGGATGCTCAAGGAATTGTGGGCTATGCCACGTCAATATGATGCGATTGTCATGTTTGATGCTGACAATTTGGCACATACGAATTTCTTGAGTGAAATGAACAACGACTTGTGCACAGGTGCCCGTGTTATCCAAGGGTACATTGATACTAAGAATCCTGAGGATTCATGGATTACTGCGGCATACGGAGTATCTTACTGGTACATCAACCGTTTGTGGCAGTTGTCTCGTCACAACCTGAACATGGCTAACTTTCTTGGTGGTACAGGCATGTGCTTTGAAACGAATCTGCTCAAAGAAATGGGCTGGGGTGCGACGAGTCTGGTAGAGGATTTGGAGTTTACCATGCGCTGTACGCAACGTAATGTATATCCAAGATTTAATTATGATGCCAAGGTATACGACGAGAAGCCGTTGACTTTTAAAGCTTCCTCCAGACAACGTCTGCGCTGGATGCAGGGTCACTTTACAGTCGCTCGCCGTTATTTCTTCCCACTGCTGTGGCAGAGCATCAAGCATAGAAGTCTGATCAAATTCGATATGGCCCTCTATGGTCTGAATGTGTACATCGTACTGTTCACTTTCTTGATGACAGCAGCGATGTGGGTGGATATTGCGTTCTTCGGGGGACCTAATATCGAAAATATCTATGTACAATTACCAGCTTGGACTGGTGTTATAGCAGTTAGTTTGAACATTCTAACCTTTGTGATCGCGATGATCCTGGAGAAGGTCACGTCCAAAAAAGTGTATCTTTATTTACTGCTGTTCCCTGTCTATCTGATTTCGTGGTATCCGATTACGTTTTATGCGTTCTTCACGCAAAACAACAAGCAATGGAGCCACACCCAGCATACGCGTGTTGTTCGGCTGGAAGAAGTTCAAAGTAAGCAGGGCTAA
- the infC gene encoding translation initiation factor IF-3: protein MINDEIRVREVRLVGANGEQIGITPTREALQMAIDANLDLVNVAPQAKPPVCRIMDYGKFRYEQQKKEKEARKNQKIVDIKEVWFRSNIEEHDYQTKFRNVVKFLNEGDKVKCSVRFRGREITHANVGQKILERVKVEVADLCTVERQPKLEGRSMIMILAPKSQ, encoded by the coding sequence ATGATCAATGATGAGATTCGGGTGAGAGAAGTACGTCTGGTTGGTGCTAACGGGGAACAAATCGGGATTACACCGACTCGTGAAGCTCTGCAAATGGCGATTGACGCAAACCTGGATCTCGTAAACGTGGCGCCTCAAGCGAAGCCGCCCGTGTGTCGGATTATGGATTACGGAAAATTCCGCTATGAGCAACAGAAGAAGGAAAAGGAAGCCCGTAAAAACCAGAAGATCGTTGACATCAAAGAGGTATGGTTCCGTTCCAACATCGAGGAGCATGACTACCAGACCAAGTTTCGCAATGTGGTTAAGTTCCTGAATGAAGGGGACAAGGTGAAATGCTCCGTTCGTTTCCGCGGTCGGGAAATTACCCATGCTAACGTGGGTCAAAAAATTCTCGAACGTGTGAAAGTGGAAGTTGCTGATCTTTGTACCGTGGAGCGCCAACCCAAGCTCGAAGGACGCAGCATGATTATGATATTGGCTCCAAAGAGTCAATGA
- the rpmI gene encoding 50S ribosomal protein L35, with protein MPKMKTHSSLKGRFKITGTGKVMRYKAYKNHLLSHKSKRAKRVLGTNPEMSPGDVKRLKQGLANLK; from the coding sequence ATGCCTAAAATGAAAACACATAGCAGCCTTAAAGGCCGCTTCAAGATTACTGGTACTGGTAAAGTAATGCGTTACAAAGCTTACAAAAACCACTTGCTTTCCCACAAATCCAAACGTGCAAAACGCGTTCTGGGTACTAACCCTGAGATGTCACCTGGGGACGTTAAGCGTCTGAAACAAGGTCTTGCTAACCTGAAATAG
- the rplT gene encoding 50S ribosomal protein L20, translating into MARVKGGFVVRRRHKKVLKLAKGYFGSKHRIFKTANEQVMKSLVYAYRDRRQTKRNFRRLWIVRINAAARLNGLSYSKLMHGLKLAGVDINRKILADLAVNDINAFNSLATVAKGKINA; encoded by the coding sequence ATGGCAAGAGTAAAGGGCGGATTCGTCGTTCGTCGTCGTCATAAAAAAGTATTGAAGCTTGCTAAAGGTTATTTTGGTTCCAAACACCGCATTTTTAAAACAGCTAACGAGCAGGTAATGAAATCGCTTGTTTACGCATACCGTGACCGTCGTCAGACGAAACGTAACTTCCGCAGACTGTGGATCGTGCGTATCAATGCAGCAGCTCGTTTGAACGGTTTGTCTTACAGCAAACTGATGCACGGCCTGAAATTGGCTGGTGTGGACATTAACCGCAAAATCTTGGCTGATCTTGCAGTCAACGATATCAATGCGTTCAACTCTTTGGCAACTGTTGCTAAAGGCAAAATCAACGCTTAA